The following is a genomic window from Vibrio cyclitrophicus.
TTTTCCACTTTATGTAAATGTTCAGCGAGGCCTTGGAACGATGCCCAAGCAACTTCGTGACCACCGCCAAGGGTAATCACTTTGTTGGTTGCTAAAGCATTGGCAATCACAGAAGCACACTGTTTTTGACTGACTTCAAGTTGGCCATCATTGCACTCGATATCACCAAGGTCTGCGATGTGAGCGTCACTGTGCCAAGCCATATTAGCCAACGCTTGGCGAATCAGGTTGGGGGCTTGTTTCGCGCCTACGCGTCCTTTGTTTCTTGCAACGCCTGCATCGCTGGCAAAGCCGACCAAAGCGATAGCGCCATCAGTAAGCTCGTTACTTAAATCACTATGTTGCACTTGTTTAGTAATGTGATGTACGCGTGTGCCGAGTGCGCCATCTTCAAGGTCATTGCGTCCCGTCCACACAAAGTTATGTACGGTTTCTGCGTTCTTTTGAATGCTGTTGGACTTAGATTGAGTCATGACACACCTCGCCATTAACAATACGTTTATGCAGATGAGGAACACCGACTTGATAGCTTAAATCGGCAGGGTGCTCGATATTCCAGATAGCTAAATCAGCGACATAACCAACTTCGATTTTGCCTTTGATTTGTGAGTCGCCAATAGCAGCCGCAGCATGACAAGTCACACCACGCAGTGCTTCTTCAGGCGTCGTGCCAAATAAGGTGCAGCTCATGTTCATCATCAGCGTTAAATCAGCAAAGGGAGACGTGCCGGGGTTTAAGTCTGTCGCGATCGCCATTGGAATGTTGTGTTCACGAAGTAGGGCGACGGGCGGCTGTTGAGTCTCTTTTAAGAAATAGAAAGCGCCGGGTAGCAAGGTGGCAACTGTGCCTGATTTAGCTAGTGCTTTGACTCCGGTTTCATCTAAGTATTCAACATGGTCGACAGAAAGTGCGCCGTATTTAGCTGCAAGCGTACTGCCACCCATATTAGAAAGTTGCTCAGTATGGCCTTTAATCGCGAGCCCATGTTCTTTGGCTGCTGCAAATACACGTTCGGTTTGTTCAAGATTGAAGCCGATAGATTCGCAAAACACGTCAACCGCATCGGCTAACCCTTGTTCTGCAGCTTTAGGAATGATCTCTTGGCAAACCAAATCGATATAGCTGTCCGGTTGCTCTTTGTATTCGGGCGGCACAGCATGGGCAGCAAGGAGAGTGGTCGTGATCTTAATACGGCGATGATTCTCTAACGCTTTGGCTGCACGCAGCATCTTGAGCTCATCTTCAAGTGTTAAACCATAGCCAGATTTTACTTCGATGCTGGTTACGCCACTTCTTAGCAGACCATCAAGTCTCGGCAAGGCCATTTCAACCAGTTCGGATTCTTGCGCTGCGCGTGTTGCAGTGACTGTCGCTAGAATGCCACCGCCTTGCTTGGCGATGTCGGTGTAAGACACACCATTCAAACGCAGCTCAAACTCGTTGGCGCGATTCCCCGAAAATACGAGATGAGTATGGCAATCAATTAACCCAGGTGTTACTAGCTTGTTTTTGCAGTCATAGGTGACGTAATCCAAAGAACCATCAACACTTACTTGTTCTAATTCAGAAGCAAGTGCGCTTTGGTTTGAACAAGATATGGACACGATCTTACCGTCTTCGATAAAGATATCTTGAGGGGAAGAAGGCTGATAACCATCGGCTCCCGAACTCATGGAGACCACTCGTGCGTTTTTGAGGATCAAATTCATAATCACCTAGATCTTTGCTAAACATTAAATGTATATACAAATAAATAGGCTAAACGCTGACCCGAATCAAGTTGATGTTGCAAAAATGTGATCGGCGATCAGGATGATGTTCTTTAATCTAGAAGTATCTTGGAGCTTAATTTGTACTTAGAACCAGGATGGTAGAGCAATGCAAAGCTGATGAGGCGTTCTTTGCTCCATGTTCTTCTATTCAAAAGAAGGCAAGGCTCTGATTCAGAAAGCTTTAGTGATGTTCTGATTTGCAAGTCTGGGATAATGGCTTCAACCGTGTGCTCTATAGCACTTAACGGGCAGTTTTTTGAAAGGTATTCATTAGGTGTCGAGGTTGAAAAGTCTTGCTCTAGATATTTTGGAGCGGCTTGAGAATTCACCCAGCGTGCTTCCAATTGAATCGGTATGTTGTCAGCAAAGTGGATGATTTCACTATAGAATACTTCGGCATTGATCATGACACCTAACCGTGTGGCGGTGCTTTCATCAGCCTTGATGCTCTTGTGCTTGATAACTTGACTAGCATACGTTTGGCCTCGGTCTTTGATCTCTTGCGCGATGTTGTTGATATCAAGTAGGGGAGATTGCGCTTTTTCGTCTGGTTCACAAACGAACGTCCCCAGCCTTGGCTTCCTAATGAGCTTACCTTCAGACACCAGATCTCGAATGGCTTTATTTACAGTCATTCGACTCACTTTGAACTGCTCGGTGAGTTCTAGCTCTGTGGTTATCTGGTAACCCACAGGCCAGTGACCACTGGTGATATTATCGTCTATGAATTGTTTTATCTGAAGGTAGAGCGGCGCTTTCGACATAATGAAACCTTATTTGACTATACAAATAGAGTAACGGAATTTTTCACGATTTCAACATTTCCTCGGGCAATGTGACCTTATTCAACATAGATGGGGCAAATTGCTTGATTCTTTGAGGCAAGTGTCGCAAATTGTCACGCAATAACTATTAGTAAATCAGATAATTAGAAAGGGAAGTAATATGTTTAAGAAATTAAAGGCTTCGTTGGGCATCGGTGCAGCAAAGGTTGATACTGTCTTAGATAATATTGAAGTTTTCCAAGGTGGAGAGTTGTCTGGCAATGTTCGCATTGTTGGTGGTGACGTTGAGCAACAAATCGACCTGATCAACTTGGTTCTCAACACAGAAGTTAAAGTAGAAACAGAAGATAGCACCAGTTACGAAACCTTTTCACTGGGTTGCATTCAAGCCGTAGAACCTTTCGTTATCCAACCGGGCGAAACCAAACTGGTGCCATTCCGTCTCAAGTTAAATGATGAAACGCCAGTCACCGCGTTGAACGCACAAATGAACCAATGTCATGTGTGGGTTGAAACCAACCTAGATATCGGCTTCGCGATCGACCCTAAAGACCGTGACTTTATCTCCGTACACCCACTGCCAACAGTTGCTAAAATCATCCAAGGTGTTGAGGCATCGGGCATGGCCATGGTGAAAGCAGACGTAGAGAAGGGTTTCTTAAAAGGCAACAGCTTTGCTTCTCGTTCGGGCTGTTACCAAGAGATTGAATTTCGCAGTGGCGGTTTCATGAACAAAAAAGAGATCGAGCTGTCATTCATCGTTGAAGGTTCAATGGTTCACTGCCTAGCAGAAATCGACCGCTCAATGAGCTTCCGTGGCGACCAATACATTTCATTCAGCTTACCAGCAAACGCGGCTGACTCAGATATCCGCAACGCTGTATCAAGAATCATGAGTGCGTAGTTCCCTTTCTGTTAGTAGTCGCTTTTTTCTATTAATAGAGACAACATAGACTCCCTAAGCCGAGCCCAAACGTTCGGCTTTTTTGATTTTACTCTGTCGACCTGAAACGTGTTTACCACTGATGACGATAGGCCAATTGGAAGGCAACATCGGTGGAGTTGTCCATGTTGAAGATGTTCTCGATAATGGATATCTCGATAGCTGAACGCTGCATGAGATAGCGATAGCCAAGCATCATTTCATTCGCGGCTTCTGAAAACTCTGTGTCGCCATCTTCTGCACCTTCATACCATCGATACTCTAGGTGTAATTCATGGTTTTCAAATAACGTAAGCTGATAGCCTCCCATCCAGGACCATGTCGTTTTCTTATGTGAAAAGCTATTTTCCACCTCTCGACTGGACTGATTGGCCACCCCCAAGCTTGTATAGAAGGTATTGATGCCTAGCTGGTATGCATAGTTGAATTGAGCGCTTTGTTCGTTGCTATTTCCTTCGAAGGCGCCGTGGCTGACATTGTTGTGATATAGAGATACGCCAAAAGACAAGCCGTGGTTTTCTATATCTATGATCTGATATTGAGTGTAGAGCGTGAAAGCGTTGGTCAGTGTGTCGCCAGAGAAGTCGCTAATATTGACTTCATGGTCTGGTGCATAGATATCGAATTGGTGTCGCTCTTTACGATCGCGTCCTGCTTGGTCGATGTCGAATAGGTCATGAAAGTTGATGGTGATTTTGTCGAGGTGATTGTTTGCGGCGTAAAGGTAACGGTAATTGAATTCTACTTGCCACGCTTTCGTTAATTGCCATCGTAGTCCTGTCTGAAGTTGGTTCTGATAATAGTCTAAATGATAGTCGTGAGAGTTAGCCCAGATACTCGCGGCGGTGAAAGCAGCAAACACTTCAACCTTATTCTCTTCGAGTGGAAAGCCAGAGCGGAGCGTTGGAGTAAGACGAACTGATTGTAATGGTGCTTGGGTATAACTGATTAGCGGGCCGTAATCTTTGTTGGCCCATGCGTTTGGCGCAGAAAACATGGCGGCTATTATTAGCGGTAAAGGTCGTATGAGCGATATACAAGTAGCCTGTTTTCTCATATGCACCTCATCCGCATTCCGTTACTTCTATATAGCTTAGTTCTAAATATCGAATTCGTGGGGTCTAAGTCGGAATAGATAAGGTGTAATAAATAAGACGAAACAACAAATTAGGGTAGCTCGATTTTAAAGGTGGCTTGAAGGAGAGGCGAAGCCGCTGGTTGGCACGATGAGATCTTATGTATTGGGCCTATGGGAGTGTCGAGAGGCTCTCTCTGTCATTGTCATTTCATATAATTTCGTTACAATGTTTGGCTACTCACAAACGGGGC
Proteins encoded in this region:
- a CDS encoding DUF3187 family protein produces the protein MFSAPNAWANKDYGPLISYTQAPLQSVRLTPTLRSGFPLEENKVEVFAAFTAASIWANSHDYHLDYYQNQLQTGLRWQLTKAWQVEFNYRYLYAANNHLDKITINFHDLFDIDQAGRDRKERHQFDIYAPDHEVNISDFSGDTLTNAFTLYTQYQIIDIENHGLSFGVSLYHNNVSHGAFEGNSNEQSAQFNYAYQLGINTFYTSLGVANQSSREVENSFSHKKTTWSWMGGYQLTLFENHELHLEYRWYEGAEDGDTEFSEAANEMMLGYRYLMQRSAIEISIIENIFNMDNSTDVAFQLAYRHQW
- the hutC gene encoding histidine utilization repressor, producing the protein MSKAPLYLQIKQFIDDNITSGHWPVGYQITTELELTEQFKVSRMTVNKAIRDLVSEGKLIRKPRLGTFVCEPDEKAQSPLLDINNIAQEIKDRGQTYASQVIKHKSIKADESTATRLGVMINAEVFYSEIIHFADNIPIQLEARWVNSQAAPKYLEQDFSTSTPNEYLSKNCPLSAIEHTVEAIIPDLQIRTSLKLSESEPCLLLNRRTWSKERLISFALLYHPGSKYKLSSKILLD
- a CDS encoding sporulation protein, producing MFKKLKASLGIGAAKVDTVLDNIEVFQGGELSGNVRIVGGDVEQQIDLINLVLNTEVKVETEDSTSYETFSLGCIQAVEPFVIQPGETKLVPFRLKLNDETPVTALNAQMNQCHVWVETNLDIGFAIDPKDRDFISVHPLPTVAKIIQGVEASGMAMVKADVEKGFLKGNSFASRSGCYQEIEFRSGGFMNKKEIELSFIVEGSMVHCLAEIDRSMSFRGDQYISFSLPANAADSDIRNAVSRIMSA
- the hutI gene encoding imidazolonepropionase codes for the protein MNLILKNARVVSMSSGADGYQPSSPQDIFIEDGKIVSISCSNQSALASELEQVSVDGSLDYVTYDCKNKLVTPGLIDCHTHLVFSGNRANEFELRLNGVSYTDIAKQGGGILATVTATRAAQESELVEMALPRLDGLLRSGVTSIEVKSGYGLTLEDELKMLRAAKALENHRRIKITTTLLAAHAVPPEYKEQPDSYIDLVCQEIIPKAAEQGLADAVDVFCESIGFNLEQTERVFAAAKEHGLAIKGHTEQLSNMGGSTLAAKYGALSVDHVEYLDETGVKALAKSGTVATLLPGAFYFLKETQQPPVALLREHNIPMAIATDLNPGTSPFADLTLMMNMSCTLFGTTPEEALRGVTCHAAAAIGDSQIKGKIEVGYVADLAIWNIEHPADLSYQVGVPHLHKRIVNGEVCHDSI